tatgactcggccgggatttgaactgatgacctaccgatctcagggcggacactctaaccactaggccactgagtaaacaTAAACGGCGCATGTAAtagcaacaaacatggcagtaaACACAAAGTTCAATCATGAAATGCTATCTTACTTGAGCAAAAATTATGCATACCTTtctgggagagtcttgatactaaTTTCTTTGAGCCAGCCCCACACAAAAAAGTTTTAGacttccatgcttttccaagttttcatctatCTTATAGTGTAGAATGGCatctggagcacaatagttcaATATTTCAGGGAACTTGACCAACGTATAATCCTCGAtgtcactcgacaaatctttttttgataaaactTAGGGATCTCCACCAATGCATAATTCAATGTTTTGCTCGTATCTGCACTTTGAAGAATTGTTTAAGCCCTTTTGTACTCAGATAGTTGACGCGCCGCTGttgtacaacagccatcttggctttgttgaccaccactggttttgaCTTCAGGGGAAGAAGTCACGTGTCGTAATACAAGCATTTGGAAGTCAACATTGTAGCTTTCAAAGCCCTCAAAAAAACttaaaaaccctccatcaacgttatacggacacactgcaagtatatacgtATTGTGGtaacagaatgtgtgtgtgtgtgtgtgtgtgtgtggggggggggggacgggACCTGGGagtgtttatctaatcacctgttgctctgttaaaggcagcagccggtaAAGTGAGGGGAGTTGAGCGCGAGCGGGACTGTCACAAGAGAAGATGGCTGAAAAGCACGAAAAAAGAatactgttgaaaaataaatcattgttccgAACCACGAACACAGCTGTCATGTCTGTGAttggtggtctaaagaacccGGAAGAGCAAGACTTCCACACAGACATACTcattacaatatgtaatatgtacaatatttacggtattttggtcattttatgcaaTACCTGAACTTATTTCCTCAGCCAATTTATTTCTGTTTTCAAAGCAGCGTACTTCCACCTTCCGACAACAAATATGTGTTTGTACTTGCAGAAACAAACAAGTGTGTGTTTcaatcatggcagacttagtaACAGACAACGTAGACTATTTttgaacaaatgaggattcacaacattATCTTTTTGAAcatgaatatacagaggatgaactgctggttGTATAAGCGAGCACGAAGAGAGGGTGAAAAGTTGGAGCATACGGAAGCAaagagagtgaggtcggcgcTGTAAATATGGAATTTGGAGCAAAGCTATGCAGACATAAATGCCGTGCATACCTAAAATCCACTCGAAACAACATCCACAGCCAGCTGGTCCAAACAgaaaactgtccatcgagtgagtcactataatattgatcatgataaatGCAGCACGTTGTGCTTGTtaatacaactacagtacatagaCTGTTGAGCTAGTACTGTactatgattgttcatgtttttcagtcactacagattggtgtcctattgcaatgtgttgtgcattacaaaaaCCTAAACCATTCAGCTGTTGAAGCAGAACCTAGCTAGATAAACAGTTTGTCaatgttcactcttacaataataatgtcgctacagcttgttTATTATACAGTTACATAAcatattgttggtggttttcagtaacattttcaaagtgatttagaggcagaaaGGATTAAtatcattagctgcattgctagattgagacttttttttaccaatttgaaTGCAAAAAACCCCCAATacattttgtcttcttgtgtctcataaggattgcgaatgatatgcaaaattccaaaaatctgtagttcccctttaactacaGACTGCTAGGATGCTTTGGACAAGCTTACTTGTAATGCAGCAACTCTTCTTCAAAGCCTTTCTGCCGACCGAGTGCAATGCTGCGGTTCTTCTTTAAGTCCTCAAGCTTGCGCTCAGCTTCGCGTCGTTCTCTGTTTGAGAGCACAAGAAGAGGTGAAAACGTTGAGATGAACAGCACTAGCAATGTGGTCGTGGATGGATTGGGCTCTTACTGGCGTAGCTGCATCACTTGCATGTTGCCCATGTCTTTGCAAAGGGACTCTCGCTTTGCCACTACGTCTTTAAGCTCCTCCTCGCGCTTCCTGAGGGTCAAGTTGTCTTGTAACCAGCGCTCCTGGACCTGTTTGAAAATATACTCAAGTTAAACCTCAAATGGACAACTATTCCAGAGAAATATTCATCCATAATGTTACCTTTTGAGTGTCAATGTcctgtcgaatatttccaatctCTTTGTTAATCTTCTCTTTGTGTCTTTCAGCCTCGTGGAGCTGTGTGTTGGTGTCTTGGAGCTCTGACTCCTTTTGCTGCAACGACGCTTGACATTAGAGATCCTGATCATGGGATTACATCGGGGCCAGTTGCATTTTTGAACTGGTCGGCAATTGGTTAATGAGATCTTTACTGCAGCTTTGTCCCAGCGTTTACATGAGTAAAGATAGTTCTCACGTGAAATATTTCATTAAAAAGGGATGCTCGTTCTGGGAGACAGTCTCAGTACCGCGTTTTCTGAGtccctctatttgcaaacttttcgaTTAACACATTTTTAAGACCGAGCCACATATGCCTTGGTGCATGAACCATGTGTCAATGTACAAACGCTACATTGAGTCCGCCAGGAAAACGCATCATTGGGCGCCTGCCTCATTGCAGCACTCACGTTCTGCCTTCCGAGTTATGTCTCAGGGCttccgtgtgtgtgtgccttttgtgtttttttcacctattaaatttttttcctttttgctaACTCGATATAATTCCCAAAAAGCCAACAGACCAGCTTGGCAAAAATGAGGCAATCGCTGTGTATTCAAAAAATAAACTATTTTCAAAGAGTGCAATGGCACTCACAAGTATAGAAAAATTACAAGACAAGATTTGTACTACTGCGAGTTTAAATTGTGAAAAAACTAGACAATTCTGGAAAACTATGCCAAAGCAGACCTACTGCACACGTAGGGAacatttcctcttctttcctttcCAGCAAGCACACAGGTAAAGGAACCAGAGCAGGGGACTCTCTCTCGCTGTCAACTGTTTTTTAACCCTATGCTCCTCGTTAATGTtaatgtaagtggattttactttttgaaatgtttttattgtagtGATATAGTTGTTATAATTAGAGGCTTTTTTGATTTCTGATCGGTTTctctctgtgtgcgtgtgtgtgtgttggcagggcAGTGCATACAGCACAGTTGTTTTTATTACATAGAAATTTGATCCATCACCTCCTTGTTTTTGTTTGATTCACAGTACTGCAAGCACTTCATATGGTGTTCAAAGTGCAAAATGCTTCACTAAAATAGAAACTATTGTCAAGGCTGGAACAGATTATTCACACTTTTATTGTTTCCTATAGGGAACTCTTCTTCACTATAAaaacttttcaatttacaaaCTTCGTCTAAGAACCAATTATGTTTGTAAAACGAGGTTTTGCTGCACATTTCCATATTCCTTGTTACACATATGCAGGAGGTATGTGTGTGAATTCCAGGTTGCATGTATTGCCCGAACACGGCTCAAACTGGAGAGCAAGCTGCAACAAGAGTGACGTTTAGGAGCCATTTCTAAGATACTAATATTTTTTGCCTTTTTAGTTACTGAGCACTAACCACTGTTCTATGATTTATTGTCCAAGTATTGGATCAGGACTTAAAACCAAATCGGATCTGAGGCTAAAAAATCTGATTGAaggccaaaaatgttgatcagGACACCCGTACTTGATATATTTGCTTACACTAAAGACATTGACGGTACTTGTGAGTCAGTGCAACAGAAGCAACCAATTTTACCTCTTTGTATTCATTTTTGCCTTCATCCTGGTACTTGCTGATGTCCCTTTCCAAGATGGCGATGGTCTTTATTTTCTCTTTGATATCGTTGATCTGCCAGTTACAAAGCAGTAACAAGATTACTTACATAGAAAGGCAGTAGAGTAGGGATAGTGTTGCAGCTGgatttgactttctaacaaaaaGGCAGAGTGATTTAACATGCTTTCACCTTCTCCTGCCCTTCCTCATGCTTCTGTCTTTTGCGCTCCATCAGCTCCTGTTTCTCCTGCTGCAGCTTTTCAAGGGTGGAGGACAATGGGAGCAGCTGTTCCTTGGCCTCCTGGTTGGGCAATAGACAAAAACATGATATTTAATTTCCCACATTAGGCAGTCTTGAAATTCAGTGGAAAATTGCATCGTCACAATAATTACCCGAATATCTCTGGTTAAGGTTTGGATCTCAGCAGTGAAATCAACACACTGTTCCTCCAGCTGCTGCTGTTTTTGCATATCGCTGCTCAACTGGAGTTTCTCTGCTCTGGTCTCGTTCACAGAACTCTTCAGCACTTGAATTTGATCCTGTTGGTCTTGAATCAGCTTACGTTTCAGCTCTATCTTGCTGGAAGCTGCAAGGTAAAGAAATGTATGGAACGGCAGGATCGCACAAAAGTTAGACACATACCTCACATTTTAGCAAAACATAGTTTTTATACAATATGTCATCTCCAGGATCAACATTATAGAATTGAAACTTAATTATACTATAGGGTAATCAGTGTAAAGCTTGTatagaagtatatatatatatatataaatatatttgtatatatatataaacatatatatatatatacacacacacacatatacatatatatatatatatatatatacacatatcgaCTGAAAATGACTCAACAACAAAACTATATGTGTCTTAATAGATGGCAAATAAGTGATATAAAAAGATAATTGTCTTttctacatttaaagcagtggtaTTGTGATGCCTCCGTGACCCAGtcataagcggaagaaaatggaatGGAGCCTATGCAGTTCTGGTAAATTTCGTGCCCAGGAGGATTAAGGCGGTACTAGAGTTCACTTTAAATATTCACATTCTTAACACAATTTTTACATGTCCACTGGTGTATTTACTTGAGTTCCCAGCTATTGAGACAACAATGGCTGTGTAAGTTGACTGAATAATCTTTGCTGCTAAATAGATCTAATTTAAAATATAACCTAAGTAACATGTCTATGGTATTTTCCCTTGAGAAGATACTGAAATGTGAGACTGTACAAACCTTTGTGAGATATTGTACCAACATTGGATCAAACAATCGCTATACATGGTACATGTTGGCTATGCAGTTAGCGGACTTACTGGTGTCTAGCTTCAGCTGAGTTTCCTGCTTCTCCTGGCTGACTTGCTGAATGGTTCTGGTAAGGTCTACACCCTGGAGTTTAGCTGCATTCTGAGCTATTTTCCTCTCTACTTCCTTTAGGTCCATCTAGGAAAAAAACAATTGTGGACCACAGGGAGGCTTGCAATTGTAAGTGTTTATGACACCAGAATGATAGGAATGTATCTTGTTTTAAACTACCAGGAATCTGTCCATGAGTGAGATGTCCTGCAAACAAGCTTTGGCGGTTTCCTCCTCGGACATCAGTGTCGCAAGTAGAGTGTCTTGCTCCTCTGCATCAGATTTTAGCCTCTCGATGTCTCTGTTCACATTCTGCAGGCGATTTCTTAGCTCAGGTAACTCCGTCTCTTGCAACTGTACAATGGACTGGCTGGGAAGGACAGATAAACCTTTTATTGTGGATCAAATAATGCATATATTCAGGAACACATTATACATTATTGTTCAGATTCTCTGTTTTTCAAGCTGCTATTTCAGAAAAGGGCACAGCAGAAATATTTGGTTGCTTTATAATAATTTCATGCCATCTAGTGGCACAAATATGAAGCAACCTGCACTGCTTCTTTCTGAGAGTGATGTCCCTAaaattgtgtttactttatttagtttcttaacatttttggTGTAGCTGTGGTACTTAAGTGTCTCGTAAGTGTATGCAATCTACATGTGCACCAATGGTTTTAGCGCTAAAATTATTTTGTGACCAAAACAATATGTTTTCAACAGCAATCCTTAAAGAGTATTCCTGTAAACCTATAAACAGAATAACAAATGTTATACCGGACAGGTCTTAGAGTCATCATCTCATCTTTTCGCCTCTCCTTCCTCTTAAGATCCTGTTCAGTGTTCTTCAGCTTATCTGGAACTAGACGCAGTTTGGACTGCATGTCACTGATGACGTCCTGCAGGTCGGACTCAGAAGGAAAGGTACGCTGGCATACGGGACAGCAGGGTTCCCTCTCTTCGGTCAGCTGACTGATGAACTGGGTATAGACAGCAGTGGCTCCGGCTAGCATGGCTGGAAAAAGACAAACAGAAGTCCCACTTATTTCCTCTATTCTATTCTGTTGGTTTTAGGTTTGGCATTCTAACCTCTTTGTTTGGAGATCTTTTCCAGGTCTTCTTGCACTTTGCACAGGTCCTGCTCCAGATCTTGACTGCCACACACTTCGAAGAATTTTTCTTCATCAGCCATCAACAGCTGCTCTTTCTTACGCAGCTCGGCAGCGATGTGGCTTTTATTCTGCTCACTTGATGCCAGGTCCTTGCTGAGAATTGTAAAATAACAACAGCTCTGTCAGGACAAAGGCAACACGCTCTTCACTCATCTATTATTGGATCACGCACTTGATTTTCGACAATTTGGCCCTGGTGCTGTTTATTTCTTTTGACTTAGCGTAGAGCCAGTCCTCCAGCTCTCTTACGTTTGGGAAATGGCCCAGCAATGACACCAGATCGCTGCTGTGGCGGGACTTGATCTTGCGTACCTGCTCCTCTTTTTCTTTCTGCCGCACCAAAAAAGGAATGTTAGGAGAGAAACGAAGGAAGACACGTGGACCCACGCTAGCATTGACAACAAAACCTTATCCTTTGTCAACATGTCCATCTGTGTGCGCGCAGTGGTGTGCATGTTCAGCAAGCCCATCTCTTGATCCAGCTGTCTCTGTGAGCGGTCCATTTCGGCCTTTTCTCTCTGGAGCTCCGCCACCTCGGCCTTTAACTCTTCTATATTTGACATATGCAGGGCCCTCTGCAGCTCACCCtcctaaaaaaattaattaaattagcCTCAGGTATGTTGTAATGTTGAATACACATATGCCTTGTACACTCACCACTTTCACCAGCTCGTTCTCAAGCTCCTGCATTCTGCTTGACGAACCTTCCAGTCTCTGCAGCTCAGCGCGGACATTTCGGACCTCTTGCTGCTTCCTTTCCTGAAGGTCTCTTTTCAGCTCTACTGTCCGCTCCAGACCAGTCTTCTTGTGTCTGATTTCATCAATGGACTGTTGTTTCTGCTGCTCCTTTTCGTGCAAGTCTGCCTGTGTCAAGGAACGAAGACACGATAAGCAGCACAACCAACAAAAGACTTATGTATTCTAATAGTAATTCCTTGACTAATTCTTACCGTAATCTGAGCCACTGCCTCTTTTTCTTGTTCTAGTCTCTGTGTGGCGTGACGATGAAAGCTTTCCAACTTTAGAGCCGTAAAGGGTGGCCGGTCATAGCCTTCCACCTCCAGTTGTGACGACAACAAGCGGACCTGCAATTCAAGTAACATTTAGGAACTTTTCCTCAAGGGCTCCTCCCACATTTGTGATGCATACGTTACTTTTTATTCACATTTATGTACAGTTTGACTGATGGACATGTACATGAAGCACTAATGTGCATCATTGATCAAATAAGATACGCACTACACACAGCTTGATAGGTCAGTGTTAGTCTACCAATATTACACACCACCAAAGTAGGAAATCCAAGATAGCCATGGCAACAGTACAGGTGATGTTGTTCCTTAGTAAAGCCTGTTTTAAGCAAGAAATGCCTTTTAAAATGACCGTCTTGCTCTTACCTGAGTGTCACGGTTCTTGATGTTTTGGGTGTGGCGGTCAGCCTCAAGCTGGAGACGCCCTGGAAGAAATAAATGAAACGGGATCTTTTGTACGTTTTTATTCCTATGCACAAAAATGGCAAATCAACTTCCTATGTGGGTGTGACTGCGCACCTTGTTCCACCAGGAGGTCGGCCTTGGCCCGGTTGAGTCTCTGACACTCCCTGCCGGCTCGCTCCAGTTCTTTCTGACAGTCAGTCAGCCTTCGCTCCTTCTCCCTCACTGTTCTCTGGTGGTTCTGGTAATGCTCTTGCAGCTGCTCGGTTGAACCCTGGAAAACCTACATAGCAACACAAAGGGGAGCtgtcacaaaacatgcaaaaatcaTTCCTAATGTCTTCGTAGACAATCATGGGACAATTCTTAAATCAAATATTGCCACACCTTTATAGAGTTCATTGTGAACAATACAGCATGTGTTACACACAAGCTGCTGACTATTCATGATACTTCAAATTGAGCTACTCTTATCATGTggagttaatgaaaaaaaaaaattacattacgaggttgcctacagccacacagttaatgtaaatgttttttgaGCCGGTGCTAATTGGTGGCCCTGGGGGTTATTTGCTTTTGTAGACCATGCAACCGCCAATGACATCAATCTCTGCAATTAATTTAATACAGTTGTTGCATTAAACTACTTGTTAAGAAGGCTACCCACTGTTTTGTAAAGTTGTACATGCTATGCTATGTAGTGGATGAAAGCATCCTAGTAAAAATGCTCGCAGCAACTTTGCAGTGAGTTATTGCTATTTGACGCgctaacttcaccagttttgggAACTAAAGCTGAATGATTTTGAAAATGTATTGGCCATTTTATTGCTCAATATTGCGATtttatttgtgaaacattttcttacctattttttcaacaaaaaaaacaataaatcatCTGTACATTAATAAACAATATCAGATTTATTATACAGTTTTCTtctaaataatacaattataaacCTACTAAATACTTTGACTTGGAGTCTTGTCAGCACAGCCGTTTTATTGGGAAGCCCAAAAGTATGTTTGTCTGTCTTTGAGCTCTTACTTGACGGCTGTAATGTGTACCGGTGAGACAAAACTGGATATCTTTAAAGGGCCTCCCAAAATCATGTCTTCCATTCTTAATGTTATGTTTTCACAGTAATCAGAAAGGCCCTTGCTTAAATTAACACACTTGCCGGTGACGATGCCAAGCCAGTCTTGGACTAACTTTGGACGCGCAAGTGGCTGTTTTCCTTCTAGACACGTAATCTAATGTTCTATTTTCCTATGTTTTGTGTGTAACATTTTGCATGGTGATGTGTGTTACCGATACCGATTTTCTGCAACAAATTATGAACCAGGGGATCCTTTGATACAACTTTAAAATGTCAACAACCTATGCGTGTGTACTTTTACAGTTCTCGTGCGTGATTATGTATTTGAATCTTGTGTCATCAGGCTGAATTCAATCTGTAAATCCCCCCCGCACTCTGCGCACCTCGTTGATAGTCCTTTCCAGTCTCCTCCTCTCTGAAAGTGAGGTGCGCAGAGTGCGGGGGGGATATACAGATTGAATTCAGCCTGATGACACAAGATTCAAGTACCACAATTTATAGTAGCTATTGGCTGTTCAAAGTCACTAGAAGTTGTTAGATGACATAATCacctaatttgcataattgattGCAATGGACACCGTGGAGAAATAAATAACGTCATGGGAGAGAttaaaaattttgtttttaaaaatgctaAATTTATCAAATTTGCAAATTAACGTTTTACTGTTGATACAAATGTTtgaaatttaaatcaatattgatATGTATTTATGAATATTAAGAGCATCAGATTTCCTCAaaagactggaaggttgtgacaTTCACGAACGAACCGGTCCTACTGACTGGCTAAGTAATATGAACGATGGGATTGACATTTGACAAACATTGACATTTATAGCTCCCTCTGTAGACAAAGTCGGAAACAGCAGAAACTTTGCACATGCACACCTCCTTTGCAGTCTGGACAAAGAGGGGTGTGGGTCACCTCTCTGCTCAGACTGCTGCGCGAGGCTACTGTGGCTACTGACCGCCTATGACAAGGGGCTAACAGCAGCACCCGCTACTCATAGAGGACATTCACTGCAGAGTGATATGTGTTTTCACATGTCCAAAGGATCCAAAAAAAAGTCTCTCGATTTGTCGCCGGTTGCCTTTGAGTAAAAAAGTCCCTAAGAGATGGAAAGTCACCAGATTTAAGGAGAAATCcgctaagttggcaacactgcTTGTGTGTGCGCTCCTCAGCAGCATAGAGCTTTGCGTCGCAGCTTTTTATGGTTGTTTTCAACGCCGCTTTGATTGTGAACATAACATATATTTCTTCTTTTCACAAAACAAACTCAGATATTAAACTACACAAAACATAGCAGGGTTATTCACTCCCTGCCTGCTTGGTTGGCTCGCTTGTCAGAAGACCAGTCAAACCGCAGCCTTTACGGTGAATAAACCGCATTTTATCATGTTGCGATCACATTGCAAATGCAATCAATCGATCAACCTTATTCTGCCCGCTCAGCTGTGCTTTTAGTACATCAATTGTGGATATGGAGAATACATTCCAGGCTTATTTAGCAATTTATTCAGCAACTTCCACCTGCTCCATTGTTTCCTCCAGTTCCTTATTGTCCTCCTCCATTTGTTTCTTCCTGCTGTCCAAAGCCTTGATGTCGTTGTCCAGCTTCATCACCTTGCCCAGTTTTAAGTCAAAGTCTGTCAGTCGATTCTGAAAATCAAAAtgaataactgaatacatttgtgCCTAATTATTTAGTGTTAAAATGTCAGACGGAAAAAACAGCACACCTCCAGTGGATCAATCTGGTTCTCTATCATCTGGATGTTGTCTTTAGAAGCCATCAACTGAGCCTCCTTGTTGGCGATAATGTCTCGAATCTGCTGGGCTTTCTCCTTGTTCTGCTTCAGGAAGCGTAACTCCACCTGACACTCTCTCACCGTGTTGCTCTGTTTTAGGCGCAGCTGACGCATCGTGTCCAGAGCTTTGATGTATCTGTTTGAGAGTGCAAGAGTAATACACATTTACTGGTAGTATTAAGcgttaatacaaataaataaataaaaaagaaagaaaagaaagagtTGGATTTACTTTGTTGCAGCAAAGATGGAATCAAATTTTTCTTTAAGCGCCTTGCCCTCACTAAGTGGCCAGTTAGACTCCTCTTGGTGgcagaatatgacatgattcaACACAGGTTTTGATACACCGAGCGCAGAAATCATCTCCCGGTCCACGTCAGCACATTTATTCGACATGCTTACCCTCTCTCCATCCCTGCATAAATGCATGAGTGAACATTTTAAGATATTAGTTAAAAACTCAGAGTTAAGAGAGATGGTTGAAAACTTACTTTATTCTCGTAATAACCTGTTCCAGGCTTTTAAATGAGTAGTTTTTGGCTTTCTGGGTGCAGGACATGGAGCGTTGGATGGTGATTTTTTCTCCGTTGACGTCAGAGAATAAAAGTTTGATCTGTGCTCGCACATCTGTCTCGTGGGCGTCCTGGAATGACGTATAACTTTAGACCAGCGCAAATACTGTCTAAGTAAAATATTCACTACGTCTGAAGCAACTATGTTTTTGGTTTAGTGTAGTCGTGGCTATTTACCTTTGGATCATGGACGAAAGCACCACCCTTGGAACCTGGGGGAAGTTCTCCTGAAGTTGCGTATTTAAGGCACTCAATAATAGTCTGAAAAATAAGTGTCCATCAA
The window above is part of the Nerophis ophidion isolate RoL-2023_Sa linkage group LG04, RoL_Noph_v1.0, whole genome shotgun sequence genome. Proteins encoded here:
- the rad50 gene encoding DNA repair protein RAD50 isoform X2, which encodes MSCTQKAKNYSFKSLEQVITRIKDGERVSMSNKCADVDREMISALGVSKPVLNHVIFCHQEESNWPLSEGKALKEKFDSIFAATKYIKALDTMRQLRLKQSNTVRECQVELRFLKQNKEKAQQIRDIIANKEAQLMASKDNIQMIENQIDPLENRLTDFDLKLGKVMKLDNDIKALDSRKKQMEEDNKELEETMEQVFQGSTEQLQEHYQNHQRTVREKERRLTDCQKELERAGRECQRLNRAKADLLVEQGRLQLEADRHTQNIKNRDTQVRLLSSQLEVEGYDRPPFTALKLESFHRHATQRLEQEKEAVAQITADLHEKEQQKQQSIDEIRHKKTGLERTVELKRDLQERKQQEVRNVRAELQRLEGSSSRMQELENELVKVEGELQRALHMSNIEELKAEVAELQREKAEMDRSQRQLDQEMGLLNMHTTARTQMDMLTKDKKEKEEQVRKIKSRHSSDLVSLLGHFPNVRELEDWLYAKSKEINSTRAKLSKINKDLASSEQNKSHIAAELRKKEQLLMADEEKFFEVCGSQDLEQDLCKVQEDLEKISKQRAMLAGATAVYTQFISQLTEEREPCCPVCQRTFPSESDLQDVISDMQSKLRLVPDKLKNTEQDLKRKERRKDEMMTLRPVRQSIVQLQETELPELRNRLQNVNRDIERLKSDAEEQDTLLATLMSEEETAKACLQDISLMDRFLMDLKEVERKIAQNAAKLQGVDLTRTIQQVSQEKQETQLKLDTTSSKIELKRKLIQDQQDQIQVLKSSVNETRAEKLQLSSDMQKQQQLEEQCVDFTAEIQTLTRDIREAKEQLLPLSSTLEKLQQEKQELMERKRQKHEEGQEKINDIKEKIKTIAILERDISKYQDEGKNEYKEQKESELQDTNTQLHEAERHKEKINKEIGNIRQDIDTQKVQERWLQDNLTLRKREEELKDVVAKRESLCKDMGNMQVMQLRQERREAERKLEDLKKNRSIALGRQKGFEEELLHYKKELREDQYGKAEELYKHKMITMRTTELVIKDLDLYYKALDQTIMKFHSMKMDEINKIVRDLWRSTYRGQDIEYVEIRSDVDENSSAGVKRRVYNYRVVMVKGDTALDMRGRCSAGQKVLASLIIRLALAETFCLNCGILALDEPTTNLDRENIESLAHALVEIIKSRSRQRNFQLLIITHDEDFVELLGRSSYIEHFYRIRKNQDQNSEITKCSISSLSSYLH